A genomic stretch from Meriones unguiculatus strain TT.TT164.6M chromosome 15, Bangor_MerUng_6.1, whole genome shotgun sequence includes:
- the LOC132648080 gene encoding fibrous sheath CABYR-binding protein-like: protein MACLPPLPTRRSHPGPQGTNKTVGGQPPRAEGLRALTPAAERARPVCPAERALTPAAERARPVCPAERALTPAAERARPVCPAERARPVCPAERALTPAAERARPVCPAERALTPAAERARPVCPAERALTPAAERARPVCPAERALTPAAECALTPAAECARPMCPAERALTPAAECARPVCPAERALTPAAERARPVCPAERALTPAAECALTPAAERARPVCPAERALTPAAECARPVCPAERALTPAAECALTPAAECARPVCPAERALTPAAERARPVCPAERALTPAAERARPVCPAERALTPAAERARPVCPAERALTPAAERARPVCPAERALTPAAERARPVCPAERALTPAAERARPVCPAERALTPAAERARPVCPAERALTPAAERARPVCPAERALTPAAERARPVCPAERALTPAARPVCPAERALTPAAERARPVCPAERALTPAAERARPVCPAERALTPAAERARPVCPAERALTPAAERARPVCPAERALTPAAECARPVCPAERALTPAAECARPVCPAERARPVCPAERALTPAAERARPVCPAERALTPAAERARPVCPAERALTPAAERARPVCPAERALTPAAERARPVCPAERALTPAAERARPVCPAERALTPAAERARPVCPAERALTPAAERARPVCPAERALTPAAERARPVCPAERALTPAAERARPVCPAERALTPAAERARPVCPAERALTPAAERARPVCPAERALTPAAERARPVCPAERALTPAAERARPVCPAERALTPAAERARPVCPAERALTPAAERARPVCPAERALTPAAERARPVCPAERALTPAAERARPVCPAERALTPAAERARPVCPAERALTPAAERARPVCPAERALTPAAERARPVCPAERALTPAAERARPVCPAERALTPAAECARPVCPAERALTPAAECARPVCPAERALTPAAECARPVCAPLSVP, encoded by the exons ATGGCCTGTCTCCCGCCCCTGCCCACCCGCCGCTCCCATCCCGGTCCCCAAGGCACCAACAA GACCGTGGGAGGCCAGCCGCCGCGGGCTGAGGGGCTGCGTGCCCTGACCCCGGCTGCTGAGCGTGCCCGGCCTGTGTGCCCCGCTGAGCGTGCCCTGACCCCGGCTGCTGAGCGTGCCCGGCCTGTGTGCCCCGCTGAGCGTGCCCTGACCCCGGCTGCTGAGCGTGCCCGGCCTGTGTGCCCCGCTGAGCGTGCCCGGCCTGTGTGCCCCGCTGAGCGTGCCCTGACCCCGGCTGCTGAGCGTGCCCGGCCTGTGTGCCCCGCTGAGCGTGCCCTGACCCCGGCTGCTGAGCGTGCCCGGCCTGTGTGCCCCGCTGAGCGTGCCCTGACCCCGGCTGCTGAGCGTGCCCGGCCTGTGTGCCCCGCTGAGCGTGCCCTGACCCCGGCTGCCGAGTGTGCCCTGACCCCGGCTGCCGAGTGTGCCCGGCCTATGTGCCCCGCTGAGCGTGCCCTGACCCCGGCTGCTGAGTGTGCCCGGCCTGTGTGCCCCGCAGAGCGTGCCCTGACCCCGGCTGCTGAGCGTGCCCGGCCTGTGTGCCCCGCTGAGCGTGCCCTGACCCCGGCTGCCGAGTGTGCCCTGACCCCGGCTGCTGAGCGTGCCCGGCCTGTGTGCCCCGCTGAGCGTGCCCTGACCCCGGCTGCTGAGTGTGCCCGGCCTGTGTGCCCCGCTGAGCGTGCCCTGACCCCGGCTGCCGAGTGTGCCCTGACCCCGGCTGCCGAGTGTGCCCGGCCTGTGTGCCCCGCTGAGCGTGCCCTGACCCCGGCTGCTGAGCGTGCCCGGCCTGTGTGCCCCGCTGAGCGTGCCCTGACCCCGGCTGCTGAGCGTGCCCGGCCTGTGTGCCCCGCTGAGCGTGCCCTGACCCCGGCTGCTGAGCGTGCCCGGCCTGTGTGCCCCGCTGAGCGTGCCCTGACCCCGGCTGCTGAGCGTGCCCGGCCTGTGTGCCCCGCTGAGCGTGCCCTGACCCCGGCTGCTGAGCGTGCCCGGCCTGTGTGCCCCGCTGAGCGTGCCCTGACCCCGGCTGCTGAGCGTGCCCGGCCTGTGTGCCCCGCTGAGCGTGCCCTGACCCCGGCTGCTGAGCGTGCCCGGCCTGTGTGCCCCGCTGAGCGTGCCCTGACCCCGGCTGCTGAGCGTGCCCGGCCTGTGTGCCCCGCTGAGCGTGCCCTGACCCCGGCTGCTGAGCGTGCCCGGCCTGTGTGCCCCGCTGAGCGTGCCCTGACCCCGGCTGCCCGGCCTGTGTGCCCCGCTGAGCGTGCCCTGACCCCGGCTGCTGAGCGTGCCCGGCCTGTGTGCCCCGCTGAGCGTGCCCTGACCCCGGCTGCTGAGCGTGCCCGGCCTGTGTGCCCCGCTGAGCGTGCCCTGACCCCGGCTGCTGAGCGTGCCCGGCCTGTGTGCCCCGCTGAGCGTGCCCTGACCCCGGCTGCTGAGCGTGCCCGGCCTGTGTGCCCCGCTGAGCGTGCCCTGACCCCGGCTGCTGAGTGTGCCCGGCCTGTGTGCCCCGCTGAGCGTGCCCTGACCCCGGCTGCTGAGTGTGCCCGGCCTGTGTGCCCCGCTGAGCGTGCCCGGCCTGTGTGCCCCGCTGAGCGTGCCCTGACCCCGGCTGCTGAGCGTGCCCGGCCTGTGTGCCCCGCTGAGCGTGCCCTGACCCCGGCTGCTGAGCGTGCCCGGCCTGTGTGCCCCGCTGAGCGTGCCCTGACCCCGGCTGCTGAGCGTGCCCGGCCTGTGTGCCCCGCTGAGCGTGCCCTGACCCCGGCTGCTGAGCGTGCCCGGCCTGTGTGCCCCGCTGAGCGTGCCCTGACCCCGGCTGCTGAGCGTGCCCGGCCTGTGTGCCCCGCTGAGCGTGCCCTGACCCCGGCTGCTGAGCGTGCCCGGCCTGTGTGCCCCGCTGAGCGTGCCCTGACCCCGGCTGCTGAGCGTGCCCGGCCTGTGTGCCCCGCTGAGCGTGCCCTGACCCCGGCTGCTGAGCGTGCCCGGCCTGTGTGCCCCGCTGAGCGTGCCCTGACCCCGGCTGCTGAGCGTGCCCGGCCTGTGTGCCCCGCTGAGCGTGCCCTGACCCCGGCTGCTGAGCGTGCCCGGCCTGTGTGCCCCGCTGAGCGTGCCCTGACCCCGGCTGCTGAGCGTGCCCGGCCTGTGTGCCCCGCTGAGCGTGCCCTGACCCCGGCTGCTGAGCGTGCCCGGCCTGTGTGCCCCGCTGAGCGTGCCCTGACCCCGGCTGCTGAGCGTGCCCGGCCTGTGTGCCCCGCTGAGCGTGCCCTGACCCCGGCTGCTGAGCGTGCCCGGCCTGTGTGCCCCGCTGAGCGTGCCCTGACCCCGGCTGCTGAGCGTGCCCGGCCTGTGTGCCCCGCTGAGCGTGCCCTGACCCCGGCTGCTGAGCGTGCCCGGCCTGTGTGCCCCGCTGAGCGTGCCCTGACCCCGGCTGCTGAGCGTGCCCGGCCTGTGTGCCCCGCTGAGCGTGCCCTGACCCCGGCTGCTGAGCGTGCCCGGCCTGTGTGCCCCGCTGAGCGTGCCCTGACCCCGGCTGCTGAGCGTGCCCGGCCTGTGTGCCCCGCTGAGCGTGCCCTGACCCCGGCTGCTGAGCGTGCCCGGCCTGTGTGCCCCGCTGAGCGTGCCCTGACCCCGGCTGCTGAGCGTGCCCGGCCTGTGTGCCCCGCTGAGCGTGCCCTGACCCCGGCTGCTGAGTGTGCCCGGCCTGTGTGCCCCGCTGAGCGTGCCCTGACCCCGGCTGCTGAGTGTGCCCGGCCTGTGTGCCCCGCTGAGCGTGCCCTGACCCCGGCTGCTGAGTGTGCCCGGCCTGTGTGTGCCCCGCTGAGCGTGCCCTGA